The following proteins are encoded in a genomic region of Acetobacter oryzoeni:
- a CDS encoding TonB-dependent receptor: MPHPRFSVVHFLLAGTICSSIALENAAFGQSMSHPAKTVRAQTKNTNKKIASPKKLGAVESKSGPEEVHVGGHALSAQGVTRRAPGGGLMRLETRAGTIQSVTRDAIAKQPPSANPVQVLALTPSAFVTLTEPYGIAGGNLMLRGLPGDHVGWIYNGAPVNDVGDGGFYANQTSDGDNLKSVSLMPGSVDIDTPSISAAAGSAYAELIDPSHRRGGFVDFSYGSYNMHREFIRLESGDIGNSGVRAFASFSNTESDNWRGPGKFTRKHVDFKMIKEFTPESRWTINASYNTNVLQLDENPTKEQFGEFGKNYDYDSHYHLNNKTNYYKYGLDAFQNLIASAPLSVKLAEGLRFDDTPYLWWGSGTIGGVSTVEDGKTYSGTQPVDVDVANGTNVYTPLYFSYHRTGNNAKMTWTKGINTLTFGWWYEWSRTNQSTPVSYINQADGGPANIYGDYGPHIYRTSDGNRWYLNDHNTFTQVNMLYLGDRVKLLHDKLELQAGIRLAMVNRKVDSYVPNIQQHRGQNVFEPLPQFSASYKFNDHHQIYVRGATNFKMPNNNTMFELYNIDGSMSTAPSGNVKPEYAINEEIGYRYHDDLLVGEISFFNYNFTNRQMGVLSYFGSAPMSTTMNVGNQTSRGVDIQIGTRPIFGHFRPYMSFEYLDATMDSNIQYLNDYLHTKGKRPVGTPHEMGALGVDWDNGHIFANLNLKYIGSQYSTLMNDEKLHPYIMDTVTLGYRFSNKWYLRSPQIQLNFQNLAGSLYRNGVYSMSPFAHATTGVYGTQFASGTAPTYTLSPGFAVSFSVSTGF, translated from the coding sequence ATGCCTCATCCTCGTTTTTCAGTTGTTCATTTTCTCTTGGCTGGAACCATCTGTAGTTCAATTGCACTGGAGAATGCTGCATTTGGCCAGTCCATGTCACATCCTGCAAAAACGGTAAGGGCACAAACTAAAAATACGAATAAAAAAATAGCATCACCTAAAAAACTTGGTGCGGTTGAATCCAAAAGTGGTCCTGAAGAAGTCCATGTGGGTGGGCATGCATTATCTGCCCAAGGTGTGACACGTCGTGCCCCAGGGGGAGGCTTGATGCGACTGGAGACCAGAGCAGGAACCATTCAGTCTGTTACGCGCGATGCTATTGCCAAACAACCACCATCAGCTAATCCTGTTCAGGTTTTGGCGTTAACTCCCAGTGCATTTGTTACCCTGACAGAACCCTATGGTATTGCGGGTGGCAACCTGATGTTACGTGGTTTGCCGGGTGATCACGTAGGTTGGATTTATAATGGAGCTCCTGTAAATGACGTGGGAGATGGCGGATTTTACGCAAACCAAACATCTGATGGTGATAATCTAAAATCCGTTTCTTTGATGCCTGGTTCAGTCGATATTGATACGCCCAGTATTTCTGCTGCAGCGGGGAGTGCCTATGCAGAACTTATAGATCCTTCTCATAGAAGGGGAGGGTTTGTAGATTTTTCCTACGGCTCTTACAATATGCATCGCGAATTTATCCGTCTTGAAAGCGGTGATATAGGAAACAGTGGTGTAAGAGCATTCGCTTCTTTTTCTAACACAGAATCCGATAACTGGCGCGGTCCGGGAAAGTTCACGCGTAAGCATGTAGATTTCAAAATGATCAAGGAATTTACGCCAGAAAGCCGCTGGACTATTAACGCCAGTTATAACACCAATGTTCTACAGCTTGATGAAAACCCTACAAAAGAACAGTTTGGTGAATTTGGGAAAAATTACGATTATGATTCCCATTATCATTTAAATAACAAAACAAATTACTATAAGTATGGGCTTGATGCTTTCCAAAACTTGATAGCTTCAGCACCCCTATCTGTTAAGCTGGCAGAAGGCTTGCGTTTTGATGATACACCATATCTTTGGTGGGGATCTGGCACTATTGGTGGGGTAAGCACCGTTGAGGATGGTAAAACGTATTCAGGAACGCAACCTGTTGATGTAGACGTTGCAAACGGTACAAATGTCTATACGCCACTATATTTTAGTTATCATCGCACGGGCAATAATGCCAAGATGACATGGACAAAAGGCATTAACACCTTAACTTTTGGCTGGTGGTATGAATGGTCTCGTACAAACCAATCTACTCCCGTATCCTACATCAATCAGGCAGATGGTGGGCCTGCGAATATCTACGGAGATTATGGACCACATATTTATCGGACATCCGATGGAAACCGATGGTATCTGAATGACCATAATACGTTTACTCAGGTAAACATGTTGTATCTGGGTGATCGGGTGAAATTGCTACATGATAAGCTCGAATTGCAGGCGGGTATAAGGCTGGCTATGGTCAACCGTAAGGTAGACAGCTACGTGCCGAACATTCAGCAGCATCGTGGGCAGAATGTTTTTGAACCTCTTCCACAGTTTAGTGCCAGTTACAAATTTAATGATCATCATCAAATATATGTTCGCGGGGCAACAAACTTTAAAATGCCCAATAACAATACTATGTTTGAGCTGTATAATATTGATGGAAGCATGTCTACAGCACCATCAGGTAATGTAAAACCGGAATATGCTATTAATGAAGAAATAGGTTACCGCTACCATGATGATCTTCTGGTGGGAGAAATTTCTTTCTTCAACTATAATTTCACCAATAGGCAAATGGGCGTTCTGAGCTATTTTGGAAGTGCTCCGATGTCTACAACAATGAACGTAGGTAACCAGACATCTCGCGGTGTGGATATTCAAATCGGAACACGGCCTATTTTTGGACACTTCAGGCCGTATATGAGTTTTGAATATCTTGATGCAACAATGGATTCAAACATCCAATACCTTAATGACTACCTACATACAAAGGGCAAGCGTCCGGTAGGCACTCCGCATGAAATGGGTGCTTTAGGGGTTGATTGGGACAATGGGCATATTTTTGCCAATCTGAACCTTAAGTATATTGGTTCTCAGTATTCCACTTTGATGAATGATGAAAAACTGCATCCATATATTATGGATACAGTTACGCTCGGCTATAGATTTTCCAATAAATGGTATTTGCGCTCTCCTCAGATACAGTTGAATTTTCAAAACCTTGCGGGCTCACTCTATCGGAATGGGGTATACTCTATGTCTCCATTTGCGCATGCAACAACTGGCGTGTACGGCACGCAATTCGCATCAGGAACAGCACCAACCTATACCTTATCACCTGGGTTTGCCGTTTCGTTTTCAGTATCAACGGGTTTCTAA
- a CDS encoding NAD(P)-dependent oxidoreductase, which translates to MHVLDLKNSRLTEEELQKNFSDAHPPLTHEQALVEAERCFYCYDAPCTEACPTSIDIPKFIHAIATGNMQGSAHTILESNILGGSCARVCPTEILCEQKCVHNVREEGKPIRIGALQRHATDWQMEHGGQPFTRKPLTGRKIAIVGAGPAGLACAHRLAMHGHDVVIFDKHDHPGGLNEYGVAAYKLADDFAQKEVKFLFDIGGISFVGGKTLGVDFTLGDLQRDYDAVFLSLGLAGVRQLEMEGEALEGVQDAVSFIKTLRSNNKKDILVGRRVVVIGGGNTAVDAAVQARRLGAEDVTLVYRRGEENMSATVVEREWAQTNGVTVRLWSAPTQIVQKDGVLAGVEFAKGHGNADGKVIYSTEDTFFIPADMLLKAVGQVFHHDPVSGEDIEICNGRIVVDSFYRTSMQGVYAGGDCTAGEDLTVAAVRDGRDAAEAMNIALQKDA; encoded by the coding sequence ATGCATGTCTTGGATCTAAAAAATAGTCGCTTAACAGAGGAGGAGCTCCAGAAAAACTTTTCGGATGCTCATCCTCCTCTTACGCATGAGCAGGCTTTGGTAGAGGCAGAACGTTGTTTTTACTGCTATGATGCACCTTGCACAGAGGCCTGCCCAACAAGCATTGATATTCCTAAATTTATACACGCTATTGCTACGGGTAATATGCAAGGTTCGGCACATACTATCTTGGAATCTAATATTCTGGGGGGATCATGTGCACGTGTTTGCCCGACTGAAATCCTATGCGAACAGAAGTGTGTTCATAATGTTCGGGAAGAAGGAAAGCCCATTCGTATTGGTGCCTTGCAGCGCCATGCCACAGATTGGCAAATGGAGCATGGTGGCCAGCCATTTACTCGTAAACCTTTAACTGGTCGTAAAATTGCAATTGTAGGGGCAGGGCCTGCTGGGCTTGCATGTGCGCATCGTCTGGCCATGCACGGGCATGATGTTGTGATTTTTGATAAGCATGACCACCCAGGTGGTCTGAACGAATATGGTGTGGCCGCCTATAAGCTTGCAGATGATTTTGCGCAGAAAGAAGTAAAATTCCTTTTTGATATCGGTGGAATCTCCTTTGTTGGGGGTAAAACGTTAGGAGTGGACTTCACTCTGGGAGATCTGCAGCGAGATTACGACGCAGTGTTTCTTTCTTTAGGTTTGGCGGGAGTACGCCAGCTGGAAATGGAAGGGGAAGCGCTTGAGGGTGTTCAGGATGCCGTTTCTTTCATTAAAACATTACGATCTAATAACAAAAAGGACATTCTAGTAGGTCGGCGTGTTGTTGTGATTGGAGGAGGGAACACAGCAGTAGATGCGGCTGTTCAGGCGCGCCGGTTAGGCGCAGAGGACGTTACGCTTGTTTATCGTCGTGGTGAAGAAAACATGTCTGCCACTGTTGTAGAACGAGAATGGGCACAAACGAATGGTGTAACTGTAAGGTTGTGGTCTGCACCAACCCAGATAGTTCAGAAAGATGGTGTGCTGGCAGGTGTTGAATTTGCCAAAGGGCACGGCAATGCGGATGGAAAAGTCATATATAGCACAGAGGATACGTTTTTCATTCCTGCGGATATGCTGCTGAAAGCAGTCGGGCAAGTATTTCATCATGATCCCGTTAGTGGTGAAGACATTGAAATCTGTAATGGGCGTATCGTTGTGGATTCCTTTTATCGTACGAGCATGCAGGGTGTTTATGCAGGGGGTGATTGCACAGCGGGTGAAGACCTAACGGTGGCTGCTGTACGGGATGGCCGAGATGCAGCAGAAGCTATGAATATAGCCCTACAAAAAGACGCATGA